ATGAAATATGACTTAATGTAATATGACttagtttttgggtattttggttggGTAGGTATAGATTTAGATATTTGCTTTGATGTTTTGGGATTTTCTGTTACGGTTTGTAGATTTCAGAATAGCGTTGTTAATTTTCCTCAGATTCTCTCTCTGttgtgtaatttaccattttctgCCATCTTCAATTCGGCCCACTTTATTACTGTATGCATGTTCCGTTCCTAACCAACAGacagaggaaaaaagaaaatccaaaagcGCAAACCAATTTTGCCTCTTCAGAAATTGAACAGACCTCTTCTCTTTAATCAACAACCAATAGCATCTCTTACAATCTAACCCATCTTAGCttagaatagaaaaaaagagagagaggttatTATGCATTCTAGAACAGCCGCTAAAGACAGAGAAATCTCAGGGTCAGCGAGTTTTTTTGGTCCAgcatatagagagagagaaatctgaAGGACACTGCCACTGTCAGGCCAGCCTCCTGCACCGTAAgactaaaaaatttcaatgatgGGGGGTTATGCAACAATGAAATGGGCCACAATAGCTTTTATTGGTAAGCTAATATAATCTTGGAATCCTACAATATATGTTTCGTTGCTTGCTGCTGTGTCTATGGTGTTACTAAATGGGAGCTGATatgaatttttgggtttctttgaaTGCAGATGAAAATTTGCATTgttctatatatgttattttgatattctatatatttgtttttattgcatTCCACATGTTCAATGAAATCCCTTTTAGACTTAATTAGTGATGATTGGATTCAATTTTTGCCGCCCTCATACCATGATAAATCTAAATGATTTATTCATTTATGAACAATGAATTTGAACTAAAAATTTCGAGGATGAAGTCTAGAAGATATCAACATGGTGGAAAAAATGAATTATGAAACAAATGTGAGGCAATTGGTAGTATTACATAGcatgtacatattttttttcatggctATGCAATTGATTGGGAGGCTCTTAAACACTACCCCACAGCCCCACTACCAAATACACATCTATATCCTGGAATCCATGGGCCCTAACTTTGATAATGACCCATGTAAAATTTGGatgacaaagaaaagaatttgagtgaatggaattattgaaatttaaactttagCACAAAATCAGAGTAAAAGAATGCTATTAGTCTTATTTTATTGATTCCTTCTTGATGAGAAGCAAATGTAGAAGCCACAGAAACAGTTTCATTCTTGGTCTACACCATTGAGAGATCAGCAAAATCTTAAGCAACTTGGAGTCAACAAGCCTACAGCTCTTGCTTTTATGCTCTTTGCTTTCATGTGTAAGTTTCAAGTTCTGCTTTTTTTGCTATCTAGGTTTTTTTAGTAGATTTGGTTTAGCTTTAGCTTAATTGCCTGTTTGGTTTTATTTGTATAATTGTTTAGGTATGTGTTaatgaagattttttattttattttattctttataagTTATTGAGTTTATCAAATCTGAAAAAACACAGAGCTtaggaaaacaaaaagagaaagctatttattcaaaaaaaattctcttagTATTGGGTGTTCGCATTTGGACCCACAATAAGTATATTAGCCAGTCAGTTGACCAAATGGCCAAATCACTAACACACTAGCACTAGACTAGGTGTAGAATAGCAATCTGTGAATAATGCTACAACATAGCAACAAAGAACCACAATGATCGACTAGCAGTGTGGTTTTAGAATCAATTCCCGTCTTATGAACTGATAAATGTCTTATGGACTTGCATATTACTGCTGTCATGAATTTTTATGTTACCAAATGTGGTCTAAATTTGCTGAATTTTATGATTAGTTACAATTGTTTTCTTATTAGCTTGCTATACTTTTTGcacaaattcttttatttatggaTATGCTTATTTACCTATGTTGATTTCAAGGGAGGGTGGCATTGACAAATTGTTACTTTCTAATTGGAAGAGTTAAGAGTTCCAATATGGTcagtatattttgttttagtatGTCTAATCTTTTTAGAATATTTGAAAATGAACCAAATGCTAAAATCTTAAATTGGGTTTCATGACTtagttttgggtattttggttgggttttagttttttgggttagatttgtattttggtttgggtttctATATCAAAGCCAgaattttttcctttccttcgATTTGAATATAACTAAGATTTATGACTtagttttgggtattttggttcggttttaggtttttgggatagatttgtgttttgggtttttgggtttctgtATCAAAGCTTTGtctttttagtttatattctCTATTTGTCTTTTAACGTCGTGAATGATTTCAGGAATATAGCACTAACGCAGAAGATTAACCTCAAGTCGAACTGTGGACCTGTCAAGGTAAAAAAGAAcctttgtttgggttttttaatgCTAtagttaattatttatttattttttttaagaattccGTAAgaaacttttattgaaaaaaacaCATAAGCTCCGGCACCTTCAAGAAAGAATAGCAACAAAAGCCTCCAAAACAAATGTATTTACAAAAACTTAACAATACTACTAACCCATCTAACAAATTATGTGCCTAGAATTTGGTGATAATTTGTTAATCCAGTTACAGAttttaataaatacaaattgATCCCTCCAATCTCGGATTGAAGCCTGATACATAATCTCTTCATGCTATAAAATAAGCTGTCGTGTATCAcctgcaatttatttatttatttatttttatactgtttGTTCAAtaatgtgtatgtgtttttctttctactatgcattttaaattttatacttaTGTGGGAAAGggtcaaaaagaaagaaagaaaaatttaggaATAGGGAGGACATGGTATGTGTAGAGTGTCTCAGGTGAATTGGAGAACTATGTTGAATCATTCATACATTAAGAAGTTTCTTCCTgcctaaaattttatttaaaaaaaaaaaaaaattatgaaattgatGTAGAAATAATAGTCTATCTGAAGTGAAGGAAATGTCTATAGTTAGTGAAAAGAAGGAATTTTAGCACCAATCATGTTCTCTAATGTATAAGTCTAACTAATTGATGTGTTTAAATTTGTTCAAAATGAGATTTTAGATGCAATTCCTCCAGCATGTATGTGCTTCAACTTTGGAcagattttgtaaaaatttctaaagaaCTATTTGAATtacaacttatcaaaaaaataaaactgctTGAATTACAAGAATTATGTGCTTttaattattaacaaaaatttgATTGACACTATGGTGCTTATGACCATTACACACTTGAAACTTCCATGGTGGAAATTTGGTGGCTGGGATTGTAAGATGCATTCTTAGAATTCGGACTACAAAAGATGCAAAGTGTAACTTGGAAGggaaaaaatatgtatttatttattttttccaattttgtttaggttcttttgttcttttatggcttttagggatttaatttagatgctgttTGTGTATTAAAAGTTGCAATTATTAACTATGCTTGATGCATTTTTATCTATTTAAGAATAGAACATCAATCTTAGGCATCTACATTCCAATTTGGATTTCCCTAGCAGAGGTGTAAGTGATTCTGTTGCTTAGTGCTAAGTGTTAGCTATAAAAGATCTTATAATACTTTTAGCTACATCCGAATTCCTTTGAACTATCAGCTATGCTTTCTCTTATCAATTAGTTACTCTATCAAAGTCATTTAGATTCAAACCATCAAATTTAGAGAATTtaaggtggttttttttttttttcataaaggtttgattttggtttttccacatttaaatttttcttcttaaagtGTTTCTActaatagaaattaaaatattgtttctttgTATCTATATGTTGGAATTTTACCTTTTAATATTATTGAATATGCTCTCCTTAGTTTTCGTGATTGTTATAGATCAATAGAAATAGTTTGAATGGATTATGAATATAGGTGCACTTCTActattgaaagaattttttggaACGTGGGGCTCAAAAGGTTGTATTAGTTTCTATCTTTTCAAAGGTTATGTTTAAATAGGTCTTCATTATGCTATTTCCTCGAGTAGGACAACAATGACCTTTTACCACACCAAAGAATCCAGTTTGTTCCTATTGTGTATACCTTTGGAGTTGGCACGTTCAAGATGGACTACATTTGTGGGGGTTCATATGTGCTATAGTTTTTGCAGGTGGATGGTGATGTTTCAATTCATCCGAGTGAAATAGAGCTGGCACTTCAGTGCATCATGGACAGAATATGGGTAATCTAACTAAattgttttttggttaaagaGATCTTAGACTTAATTTTCTGCTATTGGGGAATTTTGAACTTTTGGCATTGTTATTGAACCTGACTCTATATTACACaattgtcatttttgttttttgaagtgATTGACATTAACAAGcctttcttaaaaatattaactGTTGTACATCATGCTGAGTGCCTTAAATATTGTTAGGAGCTTTTGGAACTTCAGAAAAAGATGGGAACATGTTTATAGGCTTTAATATTTTCACCCAATATACGGTCAAGAGTGTAAAAAGTATACTTACAAGTAGAACAAATGATGGACGCACTGCATTACCCAAATGAATTTCAatgaattttattgtattgttatGTTAAATTGATGGtattttaaatatgttaaaTGTTCCCGCACATTGTGCGGGTTAAATGTTAGTATATATAATGAAGAAAGTTCTTCACAGACACCGGAAGCAACAAAGTGCAACAAAGTATCCTGATCCCATTGTAactatatgaaaaaaaaaaaagctagctttattttattcagcaaaaaataaaaaacagataaCTATGTATTTCATTTCACCTCTCAATAATACAACAATAGTAGAATCTTACACCAAGTGAAACTTCAATctaagaaattattttattacattctTTGCAATCATGATTTCGTAACTAGGGTATTATTTTCATGTCTCTTAATCGTCCCACCCACATGCCAATACTCTTCAATGTATTGGCATACCCAAAAAATCCAAACTCACAACTCTTGTTCATGCTACAAACATGttgaaaatcaaaatgcaaAGCTAAATCGCATGCCTCTGGACAAACAATTTCCTCCATGTTGGTCTTATAGAGCCCATACTTTTCAACGATCTCATCCCACACCCTtcccttcttcttcatcatcccAACCCAATCAAACTTTTCATTCTCATCAAATGGCACAAACTCAACATCAAAGACCTCACAACACACCTTCCATAAGCTCTTCCACGTATAAACATCACCATTGGTGCAATTAAAGGCTTGGTTCTTGGCTCTTTCCGTTACCGCAGCCCAAATTTGTTGCTCCGCTAACACACGTGCATCTGACATGTCGCAGAAATTCTCCCATGTGTATTTTGTACTTgctagaatttttattaagtgattaaattcatcatttcctaaTACCACAAATTTATCATGATATTAAATCAAAAAATCATGAGTTTGATCTCTATTTATATTTTGCATCTcatttaaattgttaaaaatctCATGTGCTGTGCTCTATTTATTATGGGAGAGTATtagaattataattaaatacCTGGATACCGAAAGGGCAAGCCTTGGTATTTACAGATAGTAGCATACACGCATAGAGTCAGCAATACATTGTAGAAGCTCCTTGAGGATGCACCAACTATTCTAGAAGAACGGTG
The Quercus lobata isolate SW786 chromosome 10, ValleyOak3.0 Primary Assembly, whole genome shotgun sequence DNA segment above includes these coding regions:
- the LOC115963630 gene encoding 3-oxo-Delta(4,5)-steroid 5-beta-reductase-like isoform X1, whose amino-acid sequence is MEQEVPNTNTPVALVVGVTGMVGLSLAEALKSPTALGGPWKVYGSARRPKPTWFPSSTLDHYITFDALNFDDTLKHLAPIAHEITHVFWVAIQVRENEESNVAANSTMLENVIKALKSATPSRLCHITLQTGTKHYMGPIFDPVLGTQLVHHEPPFHEDMPRLPYPNFYYALEDLLASYSPSLSYSVHRSSRIVGASSRSFYNVLLTLCVYATICKYQGLPFRYPASTKYTWENFCDMSDARVLAEQQIWAAVTERAKNQAFNCTNGDVYTWKSLWKVCCEVFDVEFVPFDENEKFDWVGMMKKKGRVWDEIVEKYGLYKTNMEEIVCPEACDLALHFDFQHVCSMNKSCEFGFFGYANTLKSIGMWVGRLRDMKIIP
- the LOC115963630 gene encoding 3-oxo-Delta(4,5)-steroid 5-beta-reductase-like isoform X2, which codes for MEQEVPNTNTPVALVVGVTGMVGLSLAEALKSPTALGGPWKVYGSARRPKPTWFPSSTLDHYITFDALNFDDTLKHLAPIAHEITHVFWVAIQVRENEESNVAANSTMLENVIKALKSATPSRLCHITLQTGTKHYMGPIFDPVLGTQLVHHEPPFHEDMPRLPYPNFYYALEDLLASYSPSLSYSVHRSSRIVGASSRSFYNVLLTLCVYATICKYQGLPFRYPGTKYTWENFCDMSDARVLAEQQIWAAVTERAKNQAFNCTNGDVYTWKSLWKVCCEVFDVEFVPFDENEKFDWVGMMKKKGRVWDEIVEKYGLYKTNMEEIVCPEACDLALHFDFQHVCSMNKSCEFGFFGYANTLKSIGMWVGRLRDMKIIP